One part of the Sorangiineae bacterium MSr11954 genome encodes these proteins:
- a CDS encoding aminotransferase class III-fold pyridoxal phosphate-dependent enzyme, whose translation MTYEQTLLAIARQNPDLIVMTAENRAAIRNVPKELEGRFIDVGIAEQTMIGAAAGLALRGRRVVAHALSTFLVLRAFEFVRTDIGIAELPLTLVGAVPGFLSEANGPTHQAIEDVAVLRAVPGMQIVCPADEVELVSALPVVIASREPTYLRFCATPAVVNHALPFALGKAEQLSEGHDVTLLTYGFMLREAVRARELLEEAGVRVRLLNMRSLVPVDTRAIVRAAKETELLVVLEDHLITGGLYSIVAETLLAEQLTARVLPIALSRWFRPALLADVLAHEGFDGESIAKRISNELGRPRFRDPLPNRPESHLPNIAQSNELHQRAKGLIPACTQTLAKGPGQYVRGVAPKYLQRGRGARVWDVDGNEYIDLQMAIGPLSLGYCNPAVDDAIRAQLEDGITFSLMHPLEVEVAELVRECVPGAEMVRFSKTGCDVTSAAVRLARAFTGKNKVLSCGYHGWHDWYIAVTDRRRGIPEDVAALTYTFEYNDLGSVERAIDDDTACVILEPVVFEMPKPGFLEELRALCTRRGVLLVFDEMWTGFRLALGGAQEHFGVQADLACFSKAIANGMPLSVLTGRRDVMSLLERDVFFFTTFGGEALSLAAAKATLGEMRARNVLAHLASQGRKLRDGYNAIARELGLGYTRAVGPDPRSMVLFDGERALLMKSFVQQELVRHGILWGGFHNVTYAHQDYEIERVLTGYRMALKALEQAVQDGRLREAILGEPIEPMFRRTSNFDTRPAPRPRTHPPAGAGGAENGAQLR comes from the coding sequence ATGACCTACGAACAGACCCTGCTCGCCATCGCGCGGCAAAACCCCGATCTCATCGTGATGACGGCCGAAAATCGCGCCGCCATCCGCAATGTGCCCAAGGAGCTCGAGGGCCGCTTCATCGACGTCGGCATCGCCGAGCAGACCATGATCGGCGCCGCTGCCGGGCTCGCGCTGCGCGGCCGCCGGGTGGTGGCGCACGCCCTCTCGACCTTCCTGGTGCTCCGGGCCTTCGAGTTCGTGCGCACGGACATCGGCATCGCCGAGCTGCCCCTGACCCTGGTGGGCGCCGTTCCCGGCTTCTTGTCCGAGGCCAACGGCCCCACGCACCAGGCCATCGAGGACGTCGCGGTGCTGCGCGCGGTGCCGGGCATGCAGATCGTTTGCCCGGCCGACGAGGTCGAGCTGGTGAGCGCGCTGCCGGTGGTGATCGCGTCGCGCGAGCCCACGTACCTCCGCTTCTGCGCGACCCCGGCCGTGGTGAACCACGCGCTGCCCTTTGCGCTGGGCAAGGCCGAGCAGCTCTCCGAAGGGCACGACGTGACCCTGCTGACCTACGGCTTCATGCTCCGCGAGGCGGTTCGGGCGCGGGAGCTGCTCGAAGAGGCCGGGGTGCGCGTGCGGCTCTTGAACATGCGCTCCTTGGTGCCGGTCGATACGCGGGCCATCGTTCGCGCGGCCAAGGAGACGGAGCTCTTGGTGGTGCTCGAGGACCACCTGATCACGGGGGGCCTCTACTCCATCGTGGCCGAGACGCTCCTCGCGGAGCAACTCACGGCGCGCGTGCTGCCCATTGCCCTGTCGCGATGGTTCCGCCCTGCCCTCCTGGCCGATGTTCTGGCCCACGAGGGCTTCGATGGCGAATCGATCGCCAAGCGCATCTCGAACGAGCTCGGTCGCCCGCGGTTTCGCGATCCCCTGCCGAACCGGCCCGAGTCGCATTTGCCGAACATCGCCCAGTCGAACGAGCTGCACCAGCGCGCCAAGGGGCTCATCCCCGCCTGCACGCAGACCCTCGCCAAGGGCCCGGGGCAGTACGTTCGCGGCGTGGCGCCGAAGTATTTGCAGCGCGGGCGCGGCGCGCGCGTGTGGGACGTGGATGGAAACGAGTACATCGATCTTCAGATGGCCATTGGTCCGCTGTCGCTCGGGTACTGCAACCCGGCGGTGGACGACGCCATCCGCGCCCAGCTGGAGGATGGCATCACCTTTTCGCTGATGCACCCGCTGGAGGTGGAGGTGGCCGAGCTGGTACGGGAGTGCGTACCGGGCGCGGAGATGGTGCGTTTCAGCAAGACGGGCTGCGACGTGACCAGCGCCGCCGTGCGGCTCGCGCGCGCCTTTACGGGCAAGAACAAGGTGCTCTCGTGCGGCTACCACGGCTGGCACGACTGGTACATCGCGGTCACCGATCGGCGCCGCGGCATCCCGGAGGACGTGGCCGCCCTGACCTACACCTTCGAGTACAACGATCTCGGGTCGGTCGAGCGGGCCATCGACGACGACACCGCGTGCGTGATCCTGGAGCCGGTGGTCTTCGAGATGCCCAAGCCGGGGTTCCTCGAGGAATTGCGTGCACTCTGCACGCGTCGCGGGGTTCTGCTGGTGTTCGACGAGATGTGGACGGGCTTTCGGCTGGCGCTCGGCGGCGCGCAGGAGCACTTCGGCGTGCAGGCCGATTTGGCGTGCTTCTCCAAGGCCATCGCCAATGGAATGCCGCTGTCGGTGCTCACGGGCCGGCGCGACGTCATGAGCTTGCTCGAGCGCGACGTCTTCTTCTTCACCACCTTCGGCGGCGAGGCGCTGTCCTTGGCAGCCGCCAAGGCGACCCTCGGCGAGATGCGCGCGCGCAACGTGCTCGCGCACCTCGCGTCGCAAGGGCGCAAGCTGCGCGATGGGTACAACGCCATCGCCCGCGAGCTGGGCCTGGGGTACACCCGCGCGGTGGGGCCCGATCCGCGCAGCATGGTGCTCTTCGACGGGGAGCGCGCGCTGCTCATGAAGTCGTTCGTGCAGCAGGAGCTCGTCCGGCACGGCATCCTGTGGGGCGGCTTTCACAATGTGACGTATGCCCACCAGGACTACGAGATCGAGCGCGTGCTCACGGGCTACCGGATGGCGCTGAAGGCGCTCGAGCAGGCGGTCCAGGACGGGCGCTTGCGCGAAGCGATCCTCGGCGAGCCCATCGAGCCCATGTTCCGCCGCACCTCCAACTTCGACACCCGCCCTGCCCCGCGGCCGCGCACGCACCCTCCTGCGGGCGCAGGCGGCGCCGAGAATGGAGCGCAGCTCCGATGA
- a CDS encoding transketolase, producing the protein MLASPEQTPPQHGERLGQRDDERRAGLPDEERRALEALALRVREHVIRMSTRGGCFIGASLSCADLLVHLYSRVLRVRPEAMDDPGRDYLLLSKGHDVPALYGTLAELGYFPKERLRNHLRPDDYLYWHPNRAVPGIEFHSGSLGHLLSVGVGIALDVKLRGGSNRIFVVLGDGELDEGSVWEAFLVAGAKKLDNLVAIVDRNQFQANVRTEELIPLEPLEPKFRAFGAEVVRVDGHDHDALAPAFARIPRASGRPTVIVCDTVRGKGLPSIEERADRWFCNFTENEVEQLLAELHHGERARIESEGLVVR; encoded by the coding sequence ATGCTCGCATCGCCTGAGCAGACACCGCCGCAGCACGGAGAACGACTTGGACAACGCGACGACGAGCGCCGCGCGGGGCTCCCCGACGAGGAGCGCCGCGCGCTCGAGGCGCTCGCCCTCCGCGTGCGCGAGCACGTCATCCGCATGTCGACCCGCGGGGGGTGCTTCATCGGCGCCTCGCTCTCGTGCGCGGATTTGCTCGTGCACCTCTATTCGCGGGTGCTGCGCGTGCGCCCCGAGGCCATGGACGATCCCGGGCGCGACTACCTGCTTTTGTCCAAGGGCCACGACGTGCCCGCACTCTACGGCACCTTGGCCGAGCTGGGTTATTTTCCCAAGGAGCGGCTGCGCAATCACCTGCGGCCGGACGACTACCTCTATTGGCACCCCAATCGGGCGGTGCCCGGCATCGAGTTTCACTCGGGCTCCCTCGGTCATCTGCTCTCGGTCGGCGTGGGCATCGCGCTCGACGTCAAGCTGCGCGGGGGCTCGAACCGCATCTTCGTGGTCTTGGGCGATGGGGAGCTCGACGAGGGCTCGGTGTGGGAGGCGTTCTTGGTGGCGGGCGCCAAGAAACTCGACAACTTGGTGGCGATCGTCGACCGCAACCAGTTCCAAGCCAATGTCCGCACCGAGGAGTTGATCCCGCTGGAGCCGCTGGAGCCCAAATTCCGGGCCTTTGGCGCCGAGGTGGTCCGCGTCGACGGGCACGATCACGACGCGCTGGCCCCGGCCTTCGCGCGCATCCCACGCGCGAGCGGCCGCCCCACGGTCATCGTCTGCGACACGGTGCGCGGCAAAGGGCTGCCCAGCATCGAGGAGCGCGCGGATCGTTGGTTCTGCAACTTCACCGAGAACGAAGTCGAACAACTCCTGGCCGAGCTTCACCACGGTGAGCGGGCCCGCATCGAATCGGAAGGACTCGTGGTGCGATGA
- a CDS encoding glycosyltransferase family protein: MRTLVVVQARVSSTRLPGKVLRPLAGRPMLIRQLERIDSAQAVFDLVVATTTDPADDPIVETTRRAGFDVFRGHPTDLLDRHYRLAREKNADVVVKIPSDCPLIDPAAIDRVIGTFLHASGVDYASNLHPPSWPDGNDVEVMTMDALAIAHERAVRDFEREHTTPFLWDHPERFMLLNVAWETGMDYSRSHRFTVDYEEDYAFVARVYDELQTSQAPFTLDAILALLEQKPELLQIHERYAGVNWYRHHLGELRTKTLADTRAVEPREDEHARIA, encoded by the coding sequence ATGAGGACGTTGGTCGTCGTTCAAGCCCGGGTGAGCTCCACCCGGCTGCCGGGCAAGGTCCTGCGCCCGCTCGCGGGCCGGCCCATGTTGATCCGCCAGCTCGAACGGATCGACTCGGCCCAGGCCGTGTTCGATCTGGTGGTCGCCACCACCACCGATCCGGCCGACGATCCGATCGTCGAGACCACGCGCCGCGCCGGCTTCGACGTCTTCCGCGGGCACCCGACCGACTTGCTCGATCGGCACTACCGCCTGGCGCGGGAGAAGAACGCCGACGTGGTGGTGAAGATCCCCTCGGATTGCCCGCTCATCGATCCCGCGGCCATCGATCGGGTCATCGGCACCTTCCTCCACGCGTCCGGCGTCGACTACGCGAGCAACCTGCACCCGCCCTCGTGGCCCGATGGAAACGACGTGGAGGTGATGACCATGGATGCCCTGGCCATCGCGCACGAGCGGGCGGTGCGCGACTTCGAGCGCGAGCACACCACGCCCTTTCTCTGGGATCACCCGGAGCGCTTCATGCTGCTCAACGTGGCGTGGGAGACGGGCATGGACTATTCGCGCTCGCACCGCTTCACGGTGGACTACGAGGAGGACTACGCGTTCGTGGCGCGCGTCTACGACGAGCTCCAGACCTCGCAAGCGCCCTTTACCCTGGACGCGATCCTGGCGCTGCTCGAGCAGAAGCCGGAGCTCCTGCAGATCCACGAACGCTACGCCGGGGTCAATTGGTACCGGCATCACTTGGGAGAGCTTCGCACCAAGACCCTCGCCGACACGCGTGCGGTCGAACCACGGGAGGACGAGCATGCTCGCATCGCCTGA